In Shumkonia mesophila, the following are encoded in one genomic region:
- a CDS encoding mechanosensitive ion channel domain-containing protein, protein MRQPRRRLLGIVAGAVAALTMWLAVAAPGALAAEPAAPAPVTVEDLEALAAAIKDDAKREELLTQIRALIEVAREAPPDEVETLGPRLVSTLSATAGEISRQVVALANRLSNLPLLSAWFERQVSDPAIRSLWLFALLKLAAVIAVGWLAERLAVALLTRPRRGVDGREAANLVVRLPLLLVRTVMEVVPIAAFAVAAYALLPLLNPARQTQVMVVTFLSAYVLIRVLTVLVRMLLVPPGPSLRLLSMGPETATYLFIWSRRLIATGVVGYYAAEAALLFGLPLAAHAGLLRVVGLLIAAMVVVFLLQNRGAVAERIRGRPVVGQPLTAAYRLRRRLADVWHVLAIVYVIGVFAVWALAIEGGFEYLFRATVASALILVAAKALAMALRRGIERGFAVGDDVKHRFPLLEARVNRYVPAIHLVLRAILYIVAGLALLQAWGLDTLGWLDSPSGRRVTGGAFSIGLVLVFALVLWEAVSSSIERYLTQTGPDGAVLQRSARARTLLPLLRTTVMVFLLVMVTLIVLSELGVNIGPLLAGAGVIGLAVGFGSQKLVQDVINGVFILVEDSLAAGDVVTAAGISGVVEQISIRSLRLRGLDGTVHTIPFSTVDTVSNMTKGFSMAVIEAGVAYRESVDEVMEVLKQLGAEMTADPTFGPLIIEPLEMLGVDALGDSAVTIKCRFKTVPLKQWTVGREFNRRMKNRFDELGIEIPFPHQTVYFGVDKQGKAPPVFVQTQDDTPPAAPPAPAAVEAETEKPDTPPTDPTAEEFK, encoded by the coding sequence ATGAGACAACCGAGACGCCGGCTGTTGGGGATCGTGGCGGGCGCCGTGGCGGCGCTGACCATGTGGCTGGCGGTGGCGGCGCCGGGCGCGCTGGCCGCCGAGCCGGCGGCGCCGGCCCCGGTGACCGTCGAGGACCTGGAGGCGCTGGCGGCGGCGATCAAGGACGACGCCAAGCGCGAGGAACTGCTGACCCAGATCCGGGCGCTGATCGAGGTGGCCCGGGAAGCGCCGCCGGACGAGGTCGAAACCCTGGGGCCCCGCCTGGTGTCCACGCTGTCGGCCACGGCCGGCGAGATCAGCCGCCAGGTGGTGGCGCTCGCCAACCGGCTGAGCAACCTGCCGTTGCTGTCCGCCTGGTTCGAGCGCCAGGTCAGCGACCCGGCCATCCGTTCGCTGTGGCTGTTCGCGCTCCTCAAGCTGGCCGCGGTGATCGCCGTCGGCTGGCTGGCCGAGCGCCTTGCCGTCGCCCTCTTGACCCGGCCGCGCCGGGGGGTGGACGGCCGCGAGGCGGCGAACTTGGTGGTCCGCCTGCCGCTGCTGCTGGTCCGCACCGTCATGGAGGTCGTGCCCATCGCCGCCTTCGCGGTTGCCGCCTACGCGCTGCTGCCGTTGCTCAACCCGGCCCGCCAGACCCAGGTGATGGTCGTCACCTTCCTTTCCGCCTACGTGCTGATCCGGGTGCTGACCGTCCTCGTGCGCATGCTCCTGGTGCCGCCGGGGCCGTCGCTCCGGCTGCTGTCGATGGGGCCGGAGACGGCGACCTATCTGTTCATCTGGTCGCGCCGCCTGATCGCCACCGGGGTGGTCGGCTATTACGCCGCCGAGGCGGCGCTGCTGTTCGGCCTGCCCTTGGCCGCGCACGCCGGGCTGCTCCGGGTGGTTGGCCTGCTGATCGCCGCCATGGTCGTCGTTTTCCTGTTGCAGAACCGCGGCGCCGTCGCCGAGCGCATCCGCGGCCGCCCGGTCGTCGGCCAGCCGCTGACCGCCGCCTACCGCCTGCGCCGCCGCCTGGCCGACGTCTGGCACGTGCTGGCCATCGTCTACGTCATCGGCGTCTTCGCGGTGTGGGCGCTGGCCATCGAGGGCGGCTTCGAATACCTCTTCCGCGCCACCGTGGCCTCCGCCCTCATCCTGGTTGCCGCCAAGGCCCTGGCGATGGCGCTCCGGCGCGGCATCGAGCGCGGCTTCGCGGTCGGCGACGACGTGAAGCACCGCTTCCCCCTGCTGGAGGCCCGCGTCAACCGCTACGTGCCGGCCATCCACCTGGTGCTGCGCGCCATCCTCTATATCGTCGCCGGCCTGGCCCTGCTGCAGGCCTGGGGGCTCGACACCCTGGGCTGGCTCGACTCGCCATCCGGCCGGCGGGTCACCGGCGGCGCCTTCTCCATCGGCCTCGTCCTGGTCTTCGCGCTGGTCCTGTGGGAGGCGGTAAGCTCGTCGATCGAGCGCTATCTCACCCAGACCGGCCCCGACGGCGCGGTGCTCCAGCGCAGCGCCCGGGCCCGCACGCTGCTGCCGCTGCTGCGCACCACGGTGATGGTGTTCCTGCTGGTCATGGTGACGCTGATCGTGCTCTCCGAACTGGGCGTCAACATCGGGCCGCTGCTGGCCGGCGCCGGGGTCATCGGCCTGGCCGTCGGCTTCGGGTCGCAGAAGCTGGTGCAGGATGTGATCAACGGCGTCTTCATCCTGGTCGAGGACTCGCTGGCGGCCGGCGACGTGGTGACCGCCGCCGGCATCTCGGGCGTGGTCGAGCAGATTTCCATCCGTTCGCTCCGCCTGCGCGGCCTCGACGGCACGGTGCACACCATCCCGTTCAGCACCGTCGACACCGTCAGCAACATGACCAAGGGCTTCTCGATGGCGGTGATCGAGGCCGGCGTCGCCTATCGCGAAAGCGTCGACGAGGTGATGGAGGTCTTAAAGCAGCTGGGCGCCGAGATGACGGCCGATCCCACCTTTGGGCCTTTGATCATCGAGCCGCTGGAGATGCTGGGCGTCGACGCGCTGGGCGATTCGGCGGTGACCATCAAGTGCCGCTTCAAGACCGTGCCGCTCAAGCAGTGGACGGTGGGCCGCGAGTTCAACCGGCGCATGAAGAACCGCTTCGACGAGCTGGGCATCGAAATCCCCTTCCCGCACCAGACCGTCTATTTCGGCGTCGACAAGCAGGGCAAGGCGCCGCCCGTCTTCGTCCAGACGCAGGACGACACTCCACCGGCCGCGCCGCCCGCCCCCGCCGCCGTCGAGGCGGAGACCGAAAAGCCCGACACGCCCCCCACGGACCCGACGGCGGAGGAGTTCAAGTAG
- a CDS encoding zinc transporter ZntB, whose translation MTDGDGLVRAYLLNGAGGGRPLDWPAVRRWAPDEGFLWVHLDRAVEPARRWLEAESGLSRLACEALLAEDTRPRSAEFEDGLIVILRGVNLNPGADPEDMVSIRLWIDRQRVISVRLRQLMAVSDLCAGLDAAKGPRGPADFLVDLAARLVERMGPVIDDFEDEADAVENAVLTSVGYELRGRLADLRRRVIALRRYIAPQRDVMARLVAERVPWLDDLHRMRLRETADRITRYVEDLDAVRDRAAVTQDELSSRLGEQMNRNMYVLAIVAGVFLPLGLLTGLLGINVGGIPGADTSWAFAAVAIGIGVLGAIELWALKRFGWI comes from the coding sequence ATGACCGATGGTGACGGCTTGGTGCGCGCATACCTGCTGAACGGCGCCGGCGGCGGCCGGCCGCTCGACTGGCCGGCGGTGCGCCGATGGGCTCCGGACGAGGGCTTCCTGTGGGTCCACCTGGACCGCGCCGTCGAACCGGCACGCCGGTGGCTGGAGGCCGAAAGCGGGTTGAGCCGGCTGGCCTGCGAGGCGCTGCTGGCCGAGGACACGCGGCCGCGCAGCGCCGAGTTCGAGGATGGCCTGATCGTCATCCTGAGGGGTGTCAACCTCAATCCCGGCGCCGATCCCGAAGACATGGTGTCGATCCGCCTGTGGATCGACCGCCAGCGCGTCATCAGCGTGCGGCTGCGCCAGCTGATGGCGGTAAGCGACCTCTGCGCGGGTCTGGATGCGGCCAAGGGACCCCGGGGGCCGGCCGATTTCCTGGTCGACCTGGCGGCCCGTCTGGTCGAGCGCATGGGCCCGGTGATCGACGACTTCGAGGACGAGGCCGACGCCGTCGAGAACGCCGTGCTGACCAGCGTCGGCTACGAACTGCGTGGCCGGCTGGCCGATCTGCGCCGGCGGGTCATCGCGCTGCGCCGCTACATCGCGCCGCAGCGCGACGTCATGGCGCGCCTGGTGGCCGAACGCGTGCCCTGGCTCGACGACCTGCACCGCATGCGTCTGCGCGAGACCGCCGATCGCATCACCCGCTACGTCGAAGACCTCGATGCGGTCCGAGACCGCGCCGCCGTCACCCAGGACGAACTGTCGAGCCGCCTGGGCGAGCAAATGAACCGCAACATGTACGTGCTGGCCATCGTCGCCGGCGTGTTCCTGCCGCTCGGCCTGCTGACCGGCCTGCTTGGCATCAACGTCGGCGGCATTCCCGGGGCCGACACCTCCTGGGCGTTCGCCGCCGTGGCGATCGGCATTGGCGTCCTAGGCGCGATCGAGTTGTGGGCCTTGAAGCGCTTCGGGTGGATCTAG